In Thermotomaculum hydrothermale, a single genomic region encodes these proteins:
- a CDS encoding roadblock/LC7 domain-containing protein, producing the protein MALPDFVMYEEEYKKLKEILERLKEESGSKIVFLVDKNGQQIAGAGELGNIDATSLASLTAGNVAATDGLAKLIGEKEFSLLFHEGERDNLHISIVGKRGILVVIFDNKATLGLVRLRVKKASQELEKIFDMIEEKVKKQAGDEEKYESPFAEITEEDIDKLFGDI; encoded by the coding sequence ATGGCGTTACCAGATTTTGTAATGTATGAAGAAGAATACAAAAAATTAAAAGAGATTCTTGAGAGATTAAAAGAGGAGAGTGGTTCCAAAATTGTTTTTCTCGTGGATAAAAATGGTCAGCAGATAGCAGGTGCAGGAGAGCTTGGAAATATTGATGCTACCTCTCTTGCTTCTCTTACAGCAGGCAATGTTGCAGCGACAGATGGGCTTGCTAAACTTATAGGAGAGAAAGAATTTTCTTTGCTGTTTCATGAAGGTGAAAGGGACAATCTGCACATTTCAATTGTAGGGAAGAGAGGAATTTTAGTTGTTATTTTTGACAATAAGGCCACACTTGGCCTTGTAAGGTTAAGGGTGAAAAAGGCTTCTCAGGAGCTTGAAAAGATTTTTGATATGATTGAAGAAAAGGTTAAAAAACAGGCTGGCGATGAAGAAAAGTATGAATCGCCATTTGCTGAAATAACTGAAGAGGATATTGATAAACTTTTTGGTGATATCTAA
- a CDS encoding TIGR02757 family protein: MNKEFKVVLDKLYNEMNSIEKVKNDPVSFPHKFKDEKDIEVSAFISACFAFGSVKKILETLDKIFKTMNFEPYHYLKNIDKKGIKEDFRGFVYRFVDENSIIEFLNSLSSVLKRKGRLIDLAEKNIIQTAENIFLEINSFADYPDLIKKSNLLPDIRKKSPCKRLNLFFRWMVRKDNVDFGLWRDKIKPSQLIIPLDTHILRISKRLGLTDRRDSSLKTALDISNSLKKFNPQDPIRYDFSLCHTGIQGICNADVSKAKCNLCSLQPFCIEGKMKEKI; encoded by the coding sequence ATGAATAAGGAATTTAAGGTTGTTTTAGATAAACTTTACAATGAGATGAATTCAATTGAAAAGGTGAAAAACGACCCTGTTTCATTCCCGCACAAGTTTAAAGATGAAAAAGACATTGAGGTTTCAGCCTTTATTTCCGCATGCTTTGCCTTTGGAAGTGTGAAAAAAATACTTGAAACACTGGATAAAATCTTTAAAACAATGAATTTTGAGCCATACCATTACCTTAAAAACATCGATAAAAAAGGAATTAAAGAGGATTTTAGAGGTTTTGTCTATCGTTTTGTTGACGAAAATTCAATTATTGAATTCTTAAATTCCCTCTCAAGTGTTTTGAAAAGAAAGGGAAGGCTTATAGACCTGGCTGAAAAAAATATTATTCAAACAGCAGAGAATATTTTTCTTGAAATAAACTCATTTGCTGACTACCCAGATTTGATAAAAAAGAGCAATCTTCTTCCTGATATTAGAAAAAAATCCCCCTGCAAAAGGCTTAACCTTTTTTTCAGGTGGATGGTAAGAAAAGACAATGTTGATTTCGGATTGTGGAGAGATAAAATAAAACCTTCCCAATTGATTATTCCCCTTGATACCCATATTTTAAGGATTTCAAAAAGGCTTGGTTTAACAGATAGAAGAGACTCATCTTTAAAAACAGCGCTGGATATTAGTAATTCTTTAAAAAAGTTTAATCCGCAAGACCCGATAAGGTACGATTTTTCCCTGTGCCACACCGGTATTCAGGGGATATGTAATGCAGATGTTTCAAAGGCAAAGTGTAACCTTTGCAGTTTGCAACCTTTTTGCATTGAAGGTAAAATGAAAGAGAAAATATAA
- a CDS encoding FecR domain-containing protein: protein MKFLKYTFLFLLVLIPVAIISVYTVQKTRQKKVIKHFYNSLNLMQKAYPFISFSSSRNDYFKMLDKADEVYKDILTYRLSKAEKEISEIEKFAKEIVTKRKSSYISEAHIADFVGDVHILGGGNTLLKAEIDTKIREKDVIKCGEKSGCKIGFIDGSIFTIKSNSTIVFEKINENKKQNLLEISIKLLKGKISVETLGLRDFDQDFSINVKGTIVKFKGNTSAEIELRNAGKEVAVFCYDGTVRVMVNGGDQIFDLTTRLMCRINIDTETVAKYKIPPAPRAEEPINLSTIDRNTRTNIVFKWAPSFNVTGYYFQLSKDHMFANVIVEKFGYSGTTLILPMLDPGTYYWRVAAINSVNERGQFSEIIKFTVISGSTNNFIDNTPPEVNIEKINVFGSVVIVSGRTEPGATLIINNHLVEVGKDGKFSFIQKMYQKGKNAINIIARDAAGNETKITKYAVITVD, encoded by the coding sequence ATGAAATTTTTAAAGTATACTTTCCTTTTTTTGTTAGTATTAATTCCTGTTGCCATTATTAGTGTTTATACTGTTCAAAAAACAAGGCAAAAAAAGGTTATTAAACATTTCTATAATTCTTTAAACTTAATGCAAAAAGCATATCCCTTTATATCTTTTTCTTCCAGTAGAAATGATTATTTTAAAATGCTGGATAAAGCAGATGAAGTTTACAAGGATATATTAACTTACAGATTAAGCAAAGCAGAAAAAGAGATTTCTGAAATAGAAAAATTTGCAAAAGAAATTGTTACAAAAAGGAAAAGCTCATATATTTCAGAAGCACATATCGCTGATTTTGTTGGGGATGTACATATTTTAGGAGGAGGAAACACCCTTTTAAAGGCTGAAATTGATACTAAAATACGGGAAAAAGATGTAATTAAATGTGGGGAAAAAAGTGGCTGTAAAATAGGTTTTATTGACGGTTCTATTTTTACTATAAAAAGCAACTCTACAATAGTTTTTGAAAAAATAAATGAAAATAAAAAACAAAACCTCCTTGAAATATCCATAAAATTATTAAAAGGAAAAATTTCTGTTGAAACTCTGGGGTTAAGGGATTTTGACCAGGATTTTTCAATAAATGTGAAGGGTACAATTGTTAAATTTAAAGGGAATACTTCAGCTGAAATTGAATTAAGAAATGCTGGGAAAGAGGTTGCTGTATTCTGTTATGATGGAACTGTAAGAGTTATGGTAAATGGAGGAGACCAGATTTTTGATTTAACAACAAGGTTAATGTGTAGAATAAATATTGATACTGAAACAGTTGCAAAGTATAAAATTCCTCCTGCCCCAAGGGCTGAAGAGCCTATTAATCTTTCTACAATAGATAGAAATACAAGGACTAATATTGTATTTAAATGGGCTCCTTCTTTTAATGTTACGGGATATTATTTTCAGCTCTCTAAAGACCATATGTTTGCTAATGTTATAGTTGAAAAATTTGGATATAGCGGTACAACTTTGATTTTACCTATGCTTGACCCTGGCACATATTACTGGAGAGTTGCGGCTATAAACAGTGTAAATGAGAGGGGACAGTTTTCTGAAATTATAAAATTTACTGTAATTTCAGGAAGTACCAATAATTTTATAGATAATACCCCGCCTGAAGTAAATATAGAAAAGATTAATGTCTTTGGTTCCGTTGTAATTGTTTCAGGGAGAACAGAACCTGGAGCAACTTTGATAATTAACAATCATCTTGTGGAAGTTGGCAAAGATGGAAAATTCTCTTTTATCCAGAAAATGTATCAAAAAGGGAAAAATGCCATCAACATAATAGCCAGAGATGCAGCTGGAAATGAGACAAAAATTACAAAATATGCAGTAATTACCGTTGACTGA
- a CDS encoding GTP-binding protein, producing the protein MAFINHAAKEINCKIVYYGPGLCGKTTNLQYIYTKTAEERKGKMISLATETDRTLYFDFLPIDIGTIHGFKVKFQLYTVPGQVFYNASRKLILKGADGVIFVADSQEERFEANIESLENLQENLIENNLSLDTIPYVLQLNKRDLPNVVPVEELVKELRYKGEPYFEAVAIQGLGVFETFKACAKQVLQTLK; encoded by the coding sequence ATGGCTTTTATAAATCATGCGGCAAAAGAGATAAATTGTAAAATTGTATACTATGGGCCAGGGTTATGTGGCAAAACCACTAACCTGCAATATATATATACAAAAACTGCGGAAGAAAGAAAAGGGAAAATGATATCCCTTGCAACAGAAACAGACAGAACCCTTTACTTTGACTTTCTTCCGATTGATATAGGTACTATCCATGGTTTTAAGGTAAAATTCCAATTATATACAGTTCCAGGACAGGTATTTTACAATGCTTCAAGAAAACTTATTCTAAAAGGGGCTGATGGGGTAATTTTTGTTGCAGATTCCCAGGAGGAGAGATTTGAGGCAAATATTGAGTCTCTGGAAAATTTACAGGAAAATTTAATAGAGAATAATTTAAGTCTTGATACCATACCCTATGTTTTGCAGTTAAATAAAAGGGATTTGCCTAATGTTGTTCCTGTTGAAGAACTGGTTAAGGAATTAAGATACAAAGGTGAACCTTACTTTGAGGCGGTTGCCATTCAAGGGTTGGGAGTTTTTGAGACATTTAAGGCCTGTGCAAAACAGGTTTTACAGACGCTTAAATAA
- the selB gene encoding selenocysteine-specific translation elongation factor, translating to MPKKQVIVGTAGHVDHGKTSLVYKLTGIDADRWKEEKLRGITIDIGFAHMDAEDISVSFIDVPGHKDFVTNMLAGVHSIDFAILVIAADESVMPQTKEHFDILNLLGIEHIFPVITKIDLVDEDMLSLVQLEVEELFEKADRKIERLFKVSSVRGDGIDEFKNFLFNFARKIENFNSIRPAFINIDRSFIIKGYGTVITGTLMAGEFRVNDEITILPLRKSGKIRNINTHGEKTEIISAKKRAALNLPDFKKEEIKRGNIAIKDNIDITTQIIDAKIKVIGGYSSFKDLTRVRVSIGTEDAIARVKLLDGKEKKVPFETYCQLRFEEPIACYTGEKFILRHFSPLFTVGGGVVLDNKPGKRKGYKGVDFLKEKDSEDFEKILLAIVKEEGMVGLKELRERLFINENHFKNLINKLKNSGRIIVLKNAEAVLSFDYYSILTEKLTQRVREFQENNPRKQGIPYAYFSDSEKYVLDSLIAKKKLIKNGEVIHTPDFKSKLSVDENREFDKLISLLEKGGLTPPMMNVLSAEFKDKALLKDLLKRGVEENKIVRINADFYLATGFYNEFLNKFRSFAKKKTEFSLQEIKPVFNISRRYLVALLEHLDGESITVKIGEKRKVIK from the coding sequence ATGCCTAAAAAACAGGTAATTGTTGGTACAGCAGGGCACGTTGACCACGGTAAGACCTCTCTTGTTTATAAACTAACAGGTATAGATGCAGATAGGTGGAAAGAGGAAAAACTAAGAGGTATTACAATTGATATTGGTTTTGCCCATATGGATGCAGAAGATATATCAGTTAGTTTTATTGATGTGCCTGGGCACAAAGACTTTGTTACAAATATGCTTGCAGGGGTGCATTCGATTGATTTTGCTATACTTGTGATTGCTGCTGATGAATCTGTTATGCCTCAGACTAAAGAACATTTTGATATATTAAATCTTCTTGGAATTGAGCACATTTTCCCCGTTATAACAAAGATAGACCTTGTTGATGAGGATATGCTTTCCCTTGTTCAACTTGAGGTAGAGGAATTGTTTGAGAAGGCAGATAGAAAGATTGAAAGATTGTTTAAAGTTAGTTCTGTCAGGGGAGATGGTATAGATGAATTTAAAAACTTTCTTTTTAATTTTGCAAGAAAGATAGAAAACTTTAATAGTATAAGGCCTGCTTTTATTAATATTGACAGGAGTTTTATTATAAAAGGCTACGGAACGGTTATAACAGGCACCTTAATGGCAGGAGAGTTTAGGGTTAATGATGAGATAACTATTTTGCCTTTAAGAAAGTCAGGAAAAATAAGGAACATAAATACCCACGGAGAGAAAACTGAAATTATTTCAGCCAAAAAGAGGGCAGCATTAAATCTTCCTGACTTTAAAAAAGAAGAGATAAAAAGGGGTAATATTGCAATTAAAGATAATATTGACATTACAACTCAAATAATTGATGCGAAAATAAAAGTCATTGGCGGGTATTCAAGTTTTAAAGATTTAACAAGGGTAAGGGTAAGTATAGGAACTGAAGACGCAATAGCAAGGGTTAAGCTTTTAGATGGCAAAGAGAAAAAAGTTCCCTTTGAGACATACTGCCAGTTGAGGTTTGAGGAACCTATTGCCTGTTATACTGGAGAGAAATTTATTTTAAGGCACTTTTCACCACTTTTTACAGTTGGGGGTGGGGTAGTGCTGGATAATAAACCAGGAAAGAGGAAGGGATACAAAGGGGTAGACTTTTTAAAAGAAAAAGATTCAGAAGATTTTGAGAAAATTTTACTGGCAATTGTAAAAGAAGAGGGAATGGTAGGTTTAAAAGAGTTAAGGGAAAGGCTTTTTATTAATGAAAACCACTTTAAAAATCTAATAAATAAATTGAAAAATAGCGGCAGGATAATTGTTTTAAAAAACGCTGAGGCAGTTCTTTCTTTTGATTATTATTCTATTTTAACTGAAAAGCTGACTCAAAGGGTGAGGGAGTTTCAGGAAAACAACCCCAGAAAGCAGGGGATTCCATATGCCTATTTTTCAGATTCTGAAAAGTATGTTTTAGATAGTTTGATAGCCAAAAAGAAGTTAATTAAAAATGGAGAAGTTATCCATACCCCTGATTTTAAGAGTAAATTATCTGTTGATGAAAATAGAGAGTTTGACAAACTTATTTCTTTACTTGAAAAAGGGGGATTAACCCCTCCAATGATGAATGTGCTTTCTGCTGAGTTTAAAGATAAAGCGCTGTTGAAGGATTTGCTAAAAAGAGGAGTTGAAGAGAATAAAATAGTAAGAATAAATGCTGATTTTTACCTTGCAACAGGGTTTTATAATGAATTTTTAAATAAATTTAGAAGTTTTGCTAAAAAGAAAACAGAATTTTCATTACAGGAGATTAAGCCTGTTTTCAATATCTCCAGAAGGTACCTTGTGGCATTGCTGGAGCATTTAGACGGAGAGAGTATAACAGTTAAAATTGGAGAGAAAAGAAAAGTTATTAAATAA
- the guaA gene encoding glutamine-hydrolyzing GMP synthase → MRKNAVIVIDYGSQYTKLILRRIRENHIYSEIVPVNTLYEKIVEINPSAIILSGGPRSVYDKDALTIDKRIFEAGIPVLGICYGMQLMAHLLGGRVEPSDTREYGRADAEFKTDSPLFKGVKSPSVVWMSHGDKVMEVPEGFEIIASTEDTKIAAMGNDKKKLYAVQFHPEVSHTESGKIILKNFLFEIAKIKPDWQMGSFIDEKVREIKEIVGNKKVILGLSGGVDSSVAAALIHKAIGDNLYCIFVDHGLLRKNEGEIVYKTFKERFGFNLKMVDASKMFLERLKGVIDPEEKRKIIGKTFVEVFEKEASLFKDAEFLAQGTLYPDVIESSAHGGTSVTIKTHHNVGGLPEKMNLKLLEPLRDLFKDEVREIGRILGLPEEIVSRHPFPGPGLAVRIIGEITEDKIRILQEADHIFIEELRKVGLYNDISQAFAVLTPVKTVGVMGDYRTYEYVLALRAVKTEDFMTADWYEMPYNLLKKVSSRIINKVKGINRVVYDVTSKPPATVEWE, encoded by the coding sequence ATGAGAAAAAATGCCGTTATAGTAATTGATTACGGTTCGCAATATACCAAATTGATTTTAAGGAGAATCAGGGAGAATCATATTTACAGCGAAATTGTCCCTGTTAATACACTTTATGAAAAGATTGTTGAAATAAACCCTTCAGCAATTATTCTTTCAGGCGGCCCCCGCTCTGTTTACGACAAAGATGCTTTGACAATAGATAAGAGGATTTTTGAGGCAGGTATCCCAGTGCTTGGAATATGCTATGGTATGCAGTTAATGGCACACCTTTTAGGTGGCAGGGTTGAACCCTCTGACACAAGGGAGTATGGAAGGGCTGATGCTGAATTTAAAACAGATTCCCCCCTTTTTAAAGGGGTTAAATCCCCGTCAGTTGTATGGATGTCTCACGGGGATAAGGTTATGGAAGTGCCTGAGGGATTTGAGATAATTGCCTCAACTGAGGATACAAAGATTGCAGCAATGGGCAATGACAAAAAGAAACTATATGCAGTGCAATTTCACCCTGAGGTAAGCCACACTGAATCTGGAAAGATTATATTAAAAAACTTCCTTTTTGAAATTGCGAAAATTAAACCAGACTGGCAAATGGGTTCATTCATAGATGAAAAGGTCAGAGAGATAAAAGAAATTGTTGGAAATAAAAAGGTAATTTTAGGTTTATCCGGGGGAGTGGATTCATCTGTTGCAGCCGCTTTAATTCATAAGGCAATAGGGGATAACCTTTACTGCATTTTTGTTGACCACGGTTTGTTGAGGAAAAACGAAGGTGAAATAGTTTATAAAACCTTTAAAGAAAGGTTTGGTTTTAATCTAAAAATGGTTGACGCATCTAAAATGTTTTTGGAAAGGCTTAAGGGGGTAATAGACCCTGAGGAAAAGAGAAAGATAATAGGTAAAACCTTTGTTGAGGTTTTTGAAAAAGAGGCATCTTTGTTTAAAGATGCTGAATTTCTTGCGCAGGGTACTCTTTACCCTGATGTTATAGAGTCTTCAGCACACGGTGGCACCTCGGTTACAATAAAAACCCACCACAATGTTGGTGGTTTGCCTGAAAAGATGAATTTAAAACTCCTTGAGCCGTTAAGGGATTTGTTTAAAGACGAGGTTAGGGAGATTGGGAGAATATTGGGGCTTCCTGAGGAGATTGTATCAAGACACCCATTCCCCGGCCCTGGGCTTGCAGTGAGAATTATTGGAGAGATAACAGAGGACAAGATAAGGATTTTACAGGAAGCAGACCACATTTTTATTGAGGAGTTGAGAAAAGTTGGGCTTTACAACGACATATCTCAGGCCTTTGCAGTGTTAACCCCTGTTAAAACTGTTGGGGTTATGGGAGATTACAGAACTTACGAGTATGTTTTAGCCTTAAGGGCTGTTAAAACAGAAGACTTTATGACTGCAGACTGGTATGAGATGCCGTACAATTTATTGAAGAAGGTATCCTCAAGAATTATCAACAAGGTTAAAGGGATAAACAGGGTGGTTTACGATGTAACCTCAAAACCACCTGCAACAGTTGAATGGGAATAA
- the epsC gene encoding serine O-acetyltransferase EpsC has translation MLSFFHTFKEDVKAVFKNDPAATNILEVLLTYPGLHAITFHRFIHFLWKLKIPVLPRLLSHINRFLTGIEIHPGAKIGKGVFIDHGMGTVIGETAEIGDYCVLFHQVTLGGRGNEKGKKRHPTLKNNVFVGAGAKILGPVEIGENTKIGADSVVLDSIPSNATAVGHPAVVIKLNGKKIDNYCKLRHRKSIEHKVVTEEIEEKDA, from the coding sequence ATGCTTTCGTTTTTTCACACCTTTAAAGAAGATGTAAAAGCTGTTTTTAAAAATGACCCTGCAGCAACTAATATTCTGGAAGTTTTGTTGACCTATCCAGGGTTACATGCAATTACATTTCATAGATTTATTCACTTTTTGTGGAAGTTAAAAATTCCTGTTTTGCCAAGGCTTCTATCCCACATAAATAGGTTTTTAACAGGAATTGAGATTCACCCAGGTGCAAAAATAGGTAAAGGTGTCTTTATTGATCATGGAATGGGTACTGTTATAGGCGAAACGGCTGAAATAGGCGATTATTGTGTCCTCTTTCATCAGGTTACTTTGGGAGGCAGGGGAAACGAAAAAGGTAAAAAAAGGCATCCCACCCTTAAAAATAATGTTTTTGTTGGAGCAGGGGCAAAAATTTTAGGACCTGTAGAAATAGGGGAAAATACAAAAATTGGTGCAGATTCTGTTGTCCTTGATTCTATCCCTTCAAATGCTACTGCTGTAGGCCACCCGGCAGTTGTAATAAAATTGAATGGCAAAAAGATTGATAATTACTGTAAATTAAGGCACAGAAAATCTATAGAACATAAGGTTGTAACTGAGGAGATAGAAGAAAAAGATGCCTAA
- a CDS encoding rod shape-determining protein: MKKKNLENGMSIFNPSSWLTLFSNDLAIDLGTANTLVYVKSKGIVVREPSIVAINKRNNKVEAVGKDAKEMLGKTPANIVAIRPMKDGVIADFEIAERMLDYFIKKAHNRNFFLRPRIIISVPSEITQVERKAVKESALKAGASEVYLVEQAMVAAIGAGLPIVEPVGNMIVDIGGGTTDVAVISLAGIVYSKSLREAGNAMDEAIINYVKKKYRLLLGERTAEEVKINIGSAYPLDKPLEMEVKGRDLDSGLPKSIILTDEEAREALKPVVDKIVETIRITLEKTPPALAADIVDRGIVLAGGGALLRNLDKKLREETGLPVSLAEDPLTCVVMGTGMMLTNIDLLRKISLEE, from the coding sequence ATGAAAAAGAAAAATTTGGAGAACGGTATGAGTATATTCAATCCTTCCAGCTGGTTAACTCTATTTTCAAACGACTTAGCTATAGATTTAGGTACTGCAAACACCCTTGTTTATGTTAAGAGTAAGGGAATAGTTGTTAGAGAGCCTTCTATTGTTGCAATTAACAAGAGAAACAACAAGGTTGAGGCAGTAGGCAAAGATGCTAAGGAAATGTTGGGAAAAACTCCCGCAAACATAGTTGCTATAAGACCTATGAAAGATGGGGTTATAGCAGATTTTGAAATTGCAGAGAGAATGTTAGATTACTTTATTAAAAAAGCCCATAATAGAAACTTTTTTTTAAGACCAAGAATAATTATTTCAGTTCCTTCAGAGATTACTCAGGTGGAAAGAAAGGCAGTAAAAGAAAGCGCATTAAAAGCTGGAGCAAGCGAGGTTTACCTTGTTGAACAGGCAATGGTTGCTGCAATTGGGGCTGGGCTTCCCATAGTTGAGCCTGTAGGAAATATGATTGTTGACATAGGTGGAGGCACAACAGATGTTGCAGTTATCTCTCTTGCAGGCATTGTGTACAGCAAATCTCTGAGAGAGGCGGGCAATGCAATGGATGAGGCAATAATAAACTATGTGAAGAAAAAGTACAGATTGCTTTTAGGGGAAAGGACAGCAGAAGAGGTTAAGATAAATATAGGCTCTGCCTACCCGCTTGATAAACCTCTTGAAATGGAGGTTAAAGGAAGAGACCTTGATTCTGGATTACCGAAAAGCATTATTTTGACTGACGAAGAAGCAAGAGAAGCTTTAAAGCCTGTTGTTGATAAAATTGTTGAAACAATAAGAATAACCCTTGAAAAAACTCCACCAGCCCTTGCTGCAGATATTGTAGATAGAGGGATTGTTCTTGCAGGTGGGGGAGCACTTTTAAGAAACCTTGACAAAAAATTAAGGGAAGAAACAGGATTGCCTGTGTCCCTTGCCGAAGACCCTTTAACCTGTGTTGTTATGGGAACAGGTATGATGCTTACGAATATTGATTTGTTAAGGAAGATTTCTTTAGAAGAGTAA